In Oryza sativa Japonica Group chromosome 11, ASM3414082v1, the following are encoded in one genomic region:
- the LOC4350063 gene encoding uncharacterized protein isoform X2 yields the protein MMANHTNIIRLVGYCYEIKYTTGLAKGRLALIATIDRALCFEYMPRGSLENYLSDEDDGLDWPIRYKIIKGTCEGLKHLHVEMNPPIYHLDLKPANILLDNNMVPKIADFGLSRFITEEKTMITKNLVGTLPYMPREYIERKEISNKLDIFSLGAVMLDIIAGPTGRFRSTKMPSLEFTNQVQGKWKNRLQTRRNGPLLEAYCQQVKTCTEIALKCLEIDRENRPNILEIINQINEKEDIIGELPIDHALEKLPSYNNESINLESKLASHLNLNETRENQDHHNESCSKEKEEDQEEDQIIPMEHPDFPRDVHPSEPWILTSNMFGSVDILNCNTQETVNLIQGSYGPLVIAAKFIARKQWFVVGHQDGFIRVYTYESPVKQVKRFKAHVWNITTLDVHPTEPYLLSIGSQDQIKLWDWNKGWECIKTFDLHGLAYQIKFNPKDTHKFAVASLKDAQVWNIRSSRHEFTLSGHGYIVSCLDYFTRGNQLYMITGSWDKTAKIWDCQRRTCVQTLEGHTDCITCVCSHPDLPILLTGSNDETVRLWNSITFKLEGVLDFELGQVTAIICLKGSKRVVIGHDAGLVITEIRHEKPGPSNR from the exons ATGATGGCCAACCATACAAACATTATACGGTTAGTTGGATACTGCTATGAAATAAAATATACAACTGGACTGGCTAAAGGAAGACTAGCTTTGATTGCAACCATAGATAGAGCACTTTGCTTTGAGTATATGCCTCGGGGGAGCCTTGAAAACTATCTTTCTG ATGAAGATGATGGTCTTGACTGGCCCATACGGTACAAAATTATTAAAGGGACATGCGAGGGTTTAAAACATCTCCATGTGGAAATGAACCCACCTATTTACCATTTGGACCTAAAGCCTGCCAATATTTTGCTAGACAACAACATGGTGCCAAAAATTGCAGATTTTGGTTTGTCTAGGTTCATCACTGAAGAGAAAACAATGATCACAAAAAATCTTGTTGGGACTCT CCCATACATGCCACGAGAATACATAGAGAGGAAAGAAATATCAAACAAGTTAGACATATTCAGCTTGGGCGCTGTAATGCTAGATATAATTGCAGGACCTACAGGACGCTTCAGAAGCACGAAAATGCCTTCCCTAGAATTTACCAATCAA GTACAAGGGAAATGGAAAAACAGGTTACAGACAAGAAGGAATGGTCCCTTACTGGAAGCATATTGCCAGCAAGTAAAGACATGCACTGAGATAGCACTGAAATGcctggaaattgatagggaaaATAGGCCTAATATATTGGAAATCATCAATCAAATTAATGAGAAAGAAGATATAATTGGTGAG CTGCCGATAGACCATGCCTTGGAGAAGCTACCCTCATACAACAACGAGTCTATCAACCTTGAGAGCAAATTGGCAAGCCATTTGAACTTAAATGAGACCAGAGAAAACCAAGATCACCATAACGAATCATGTTccaaagagaaagaggaggaccAGGAGGAAGATCAG ATCATCCCAATGGAACATCCTGATTTTCCAAGAGATGTGCATCCATCAGAGCCATG GATCTTGACGAGCAATATGTTTGGCTCAGTTGACATCTTGAACTGTAATACGCAG GAAACAGTGAACCTGATTCAAGGCTCATATGGACCACTAG TTATCGCGGCCAAGTTCATCGCGCGAAAGCAATGGTTTGTGGTTGGACATCAAGATGGTTTCATAAGAGTTTACACATATGAGTCCCCAGTAAAGCAAGTGAAGAGATTCAAAGCTCATGTATGGAACATCACAACTTTGGATGTCCATCCAACTGAGCCTTACCTACTGTCAATAGGCTCACAAGACCAGATCAAGCTGTGGGACTGGAACAAGGGCTGGGAGTGCATTAAGACATTTGACCTCCATGGCCTAGCatatcaaataaaatttaaccCAAAAGATACACATAAATTTGCTGTTGCGAGCTTGAAGGATGCACAG gttTGGAATATCCGTTCTTCCCGTCATGAATTCACATTGTCTGGGCACGGATATATAGTGAGTTGCTTGGATTACTTTACTCGAGGCAATCAACTGTACATGATAACTGGTTCCTGGGACAAAACAGCCAAG ATCTGGGATTGCCAGAGAAGGACTTGTGTTCAAACACTTGAAGGACATACGGATTGCATTACCTGTGTTTGTTCCCATCCAGATCTTCCAATACTACTTACAGGTTCAAATGATGAGACAGTTCGTCTGTGGAACTCCATAACCTTCAA GCTTGAGGGTGTACTGGACTTTGAGCTCGGACAAGTTACTGCTATAATTTGTTTGAAGGGCTCAAAACG AGTTGTGATTGGACATGATGCTGGATTAGTGATTACTGAAATTCGCCATGAAAAGCCTGGTCCCAGCAACAGATAA
- the LOC4350063 gene encoding uncharacterized protein isoform X1, producing the protein MNPTNVPYQLLKEITDGFSEERKLGKGGYGTVYKGEHKNGDKIAVKILHTEGFDDNKFNNEFGNLMMANHTNIIRLVGYCYEIKYTTGLAKGRLALIATIDRALCFEYMPRGSLENYLSDEDDGLDWPIRYKIIKGTCEGLKHLHVEMNPPIYHLDLKPANILLDNNMVPKIADFGLSRFITEEKTMITKNLVGTLPYMPREYIERKEISNKLDIFSLGAVMLDIIAGPTGRFRSTKMPSLEFTNQVQGKWKNRLQTRRNGPLLEAYCQQVKTCTEIALKCLEIDRENRPNILEIINQINEKEDIIGELPIDHALEKLPSYNNESINLESKLASHLNLNETRENQDHHNESCSKEKEEDQEEDQIIPMEHPDFPRDVHPSEPWILTSNMFGSVDILNCNTQETVNLIQGSYGPLVIAAKFIARKQWFVVGHQDGFIRVYTYESPVKQVKRFKAHVWNITTLDVHPTEPYLLSIGSQDQIKLWDWNKGWECIKTFDLHGLAYQIKFNPKDTHKFAVASLKDAQVWNIRSSRHEFTLSGHGYIVSCLDYFTRGNQLYMITGSWDKTAKIWDCQRRTCVQTLEGHTDCITCVCSHPDLPILLTGSNDETVRLWNSITFKLEGVLDFELGQVTAIICLKGSKRVVIGHDAGLVITEIRHEKPGPSNR; encoded by the exons GGAGAGCATAAAAATGGAGATAAAATTGCGGTGAAGATTCTTCACACGGAAGGGTTTGACGATAATAAATTCAATAATGAGTTTGGGAACCTTATGATGGCCAACCATACAAACATTATACGGTTAGTTGGATACTGCTATGAAATAAAATATACAACTGGACTGGCTAAAGGAAGACTAGCTTTGATTGCAACCATAGATAGAGCACTTTGCTTTGAGTATATGCCTCGGGGGAGCCTTGAAAACTATCTTTCTG ATGAAGATGATGGTCTTGACTGGCCCATACGGTACAAAATTATTAAAGGGACATGCGAGGGTTTAAAACATCTCCATGTGGAAATGAACCCACCTATTTACCATTTGGACCTAAAGCCTGCCAATATTTTGCTAGACAACAACATGGTGCCAAAAATTGCAGATTTTGGTTTGTCTAGGTTCATCACTGAAGAGAAAACAATGATCACAAAAAATCTTGTTGGGACTCT CCCATACATGCCACGAGAATACATAGAGAGGAAAGAAATATCAAACAAGTTAGACATATTCAGCTTGGGCGCTGTAATGCTAGATATAATTGCAGGACCTACAGGACGCTTCAGAAGCACGAAAATGCCTTCCCTAGAATTTACCAATCAA GTACAAGGGAAATGGAAAAACAGGTTACAGACAAGAAGGAATGGTCCCTTACTGGAAGCATATTGCCAGCAAGTAAAGACATGCACTGAGATAGCACTGAAATGcctggaaattgatagggaaaATAGGCCTAATATATTGGAAATCATCAATCAAATTAATGAGAAAGAAGATATAATTGGTGAG CTGCCGATAGACCATGCCTTGGAGAAGCTACCCTCATACAACAACGAGTCTATCAACCTTGAGAGCAAATTGGCAAGCCATTTGAACTTAAATGAGACCAGAGAAAACCAAGATCACCATAACGAATCATGTTccaaagagaaagaggaggaccAGGAGGAAGATCAG ATCATCCCAATGGAACATCCTGATTTTCCAAGAGATGTGCATCCATCAGAGCCATG GATCTTGACGAGCAATATGTTTGGCTCAGTTGACATCTTGAACTGTAATACGCAG GAAACAGTGAACCTGATTCAAGGCTCATATGGACCACTAG TTATCGCGGCCAAGTTCATCGCGCGAAAGCAATGGTTTGTGGTTGGACATCAAGATGGTTTCATAAGAGTTTACACATATGAGTCCCCAGTAAAGCAAGTGAAGAGATTCAAAGCTCATGTATGGAACATCACAACTTTGGATGTCCATCCAACTGAGCCTTACCTACTGTCAATAGGCTCACAAGACCAGATCAAGCTGTGGGACTGGAACAAGGGCTGGGAGTGCATTAAGACATTTGACCTCCATGGCCTAGCatatcaaataaaatttaaccCAAAAGATACACATAAATTTGCTGTTGCGAGCTTGAAGGATGCACAG gttTGGAATATCCGTTCTTCCCGTCATGAATTCACATTGTCTGGGCACGGATATATAGTGAGTTGCTTGGATTACTTTACTCGAGGCAATCAACTGTACATGATAACTGGTTCCTGGGACAAAACAGCCAAG ATCTGGGATTGCCAGAGAAGGACTTGTGTTCAAACACTTGAAGGACATACGGATTGCATTACCTGTGTTTGTTCCCATCCAGATCTTCCAATACTACTTACAGGTTCAAATGATGAGACAGTTCGTCTGTGGAACTCCATAACCTTCAA GCTTGAGGGTGTACTGGACTTTGAGCTCGGACAAGTTACTGCTATAATTTGTTTGAAGGGCTCAAAACG AGTTGTGATTGGACATGATGCTGGATTAGTGATTACTGAAATTCGCCATGAAAAGCCTGGTCCCAGCAACAGATAA